A window of the Roseovarius sp. S88 genome harbors these coding sequences:
- the ctrA gene encoding response regulator transcription factor CtrA, giving the protein MRVLLVEDDPNTSKSIELMLTHANLNVYTTDLGEEGVDLAKLYDYDLILLDLGLPDMNGHDVLRQLRLARVDTPILILSGADDTENKIKGFGFGADDYLTKPFHREELVARIHAIIRRSKGHSQSIIKTGMVSVNLDAKTVEADGKTVHLTGKEYQMLELLSLRKGTTLTKEMFLNHLYGGMDEPELKIIDVFICKLRKKLAEATDGENYIETVWGRGYVLRDPEPKEASEPRVAVGA; this is encoded by the coding sequence TCGAGCTGATGCTGACGCACGCCAATCTCAACGTGTACACAACCGACCTTGGCGAAGAGGGGGTCGATCTTGCCAAACTGTATGATTACGATTTGATCCTGCTTGATCTTGGGCTGCCGGACATGAATGGGCATGATGTGTTACGCCAGCTGCGCCTGGCGCGCGTGGATACGCCGATTCTGATTCTGTCGGGGGCGGATGACACCGAGAACAAGATTAAGGGTTTCGGGTTTGGCGCAGATGACTATCTAACGAAACCGTTCCACCGTGAAGAACTCGTTGCACGCATACACGCCATCATTCGCCGCTCTAAGGGGCACTCACAATCCATTATCAAAACTGGCATGGTGAGCGTGAATCTCGACGCCAAAACCGTTGAGGCAGACGGCAAAACCGTGCATCTGACAGGCAAGGAATACCAGATGCTTGAGCTTTTGAGCCTGCGCAAGGGGACGACGCTGACCAAGGAAATGTTCCTCAACCACCTTTACGGCGGCATGGACGAGCCAGAGTTGAAGATCATCGATGTGTTCATCTGCAAGTTGCGCAAAAAGCTGGCCGAGGCCACGGACGGCGAAAACTACATCGAGACAGTTTGGGGGCGCGGCTATGTGCTGCGAGACCCCGAACCAAAGGAAGCGTCCGAACCTCGCGTGGCCGTCGGCGCCTAA
- the ligA gene encoding NAD-dependent DNA ligase LigA, with protein MAQNVAVDQLNDAEAKAELTRLADEIARANAAYHRDDAPDISDAAFDALKARNLAIEERFPHLKRADSPSEQVGAAPAEGFAKITHAVRMLSLSNAFDAEDIADFDDRIRRYLGLGANAPLAYTAEPKIDGLSLSLRYEEGRLVQAATRGDGAVGENVTANARTIADIPEEITGAPDILEVRGEVYMSHADFESLNVRQAEAGSKTFANPRNAAAGSLRQLDSNITKTRPLRFFAYAWGEISAPLADTQMGAIERLDQLGFTTNPLTRLCDGTSDMLAHYATIEQQRAGLGYDIDGVVYKVNDLDLQRRLGFRSTTPRWATAHKFPAELAWTRLEAIDIQVGRTGALSPVARLQPVTVGGVVVSNATLHNEDYITGLDSKGQSIRDGKDIRVGDWVQVYRAGDVIPKVADVDLGKRPKDAAPYEFTKVCPECGSDAIREEGDAVRRCTGGLICPAQAVENLKHFVSRAAFDIEGLGAKQVEMFYRDDQLPVKEPADIFTLATRDASNLSKLANRDGWGAKSAENLFQAIEDKRSIHFGRLLFALGIRHVGEQASNLIARTYGAWSEFTAAMDAAAGQDGPEWERLLGIDGVGEVMARSLVTAFAQGEERASIDRLTAHLDVEMAQAPSTGNSPVAGKTVVFTGTLEKMTRAEAKARAEALGAKVSGSVSAKTDLVVAGPGAGSKAKKAESLGIEMIDEDGWLDLIGEA; from the coding sequence ATGGCGCAAAACGTTGCGGTGGATCAGCTCAACGACGCCGAGGCCAAGGCAGAGCTGACGCGTCTGGCCGATGAAATCGCCCGAGCCAATGCCGCCTATCATCGCGATGATGCGCCTGACATCTCGGACGCCGCATTTGACGCGCTCAAGGCGCGCAATCTGGCCATCGAAGAGCGTTTTCCCCATCTCAAACGCGCCGACAGCCCGAGCGAACAAGTCGGCGCAGCCCCGGCCGAAGGCTTCGCCAAGATCACCCATGCGGTGCGCATGCTCAGCCTCTCAAACGCCTTTGACGCAGAAGATATCGCTGATTTTGATGATCGTATCCGGCGCTATCTGGGGCTAGGCGCGAATGCACCGCTGGCTTACACCGCCGAGCCAAAGATCGACGGGCTGAGCCTGTCGCTGCGCTATGAGGAAGGGCGGCTGGTACAGGCGGCGACGCGCGGGGATGGCGCTGTGGGCGAAAACGTTACTGCCAATGCTCGCACAATCGCGGATATCCCCGAGGAGATCACCGGCGCGCCTGATATTCTTGAAGTGCGCGGCGAGGTTTATATGAGCCATGCCGATTTCGAGTCGCTCAATGTGCGGCAGGCAGAAGCGGGGAGCAAGACCTTCGCCAATCCACGCAACGCTGCGGCCGGGTCACTGCGGCAGTTGGATTCCAATATCACCAAAACCCGGCCTCTACGGTTCTTTGCCTATGCCTGGGGCGAGATTTCCGCGCCGCTGGCCGACACGCAAATGGGTGCGATTGAGAGGTTGGATCAGCTCGGCTTTACCACCAACCCGCTAACGCGGCTCTGCGATGGCACATCTGATATGCTCGCGCATTACGCCACTATCGAACAACAGCGCGCCGGCCTCGGCTATGACATTGACGGTGTGGTTTACAAGGTGAACGACCTTGACCTACAGCGCCGCCTTGGCTTTCGCTCCACCACACCCCGCTGGGCCACGGCGCATAAATTTCCCGCCGAACTGGCCTGGACCCGGCTAGAGGCCATCGACATTCAGGTGGGCCGCACCGGCGCGCTCTCTCCGGTGGCGCGGCTGCAGCCCGTCACGGTGGGCGGCGTGGTGGTCAGCAACGCCACCCTTCATAATGAGGACTACATCACGGGCCTCGACAGCAAGGGGCAGAGCATTCGGGACGGCAAGGATATCCGCGTAGGCGACTGGGTGCAGGTCTACCGCGCCGGTGACGTGATCCCGAAAGTGGCCGATGTGGACTTGGGCAAACGGCCCAAGGATGCCGCGCCCTACGAGTTTACGAAGGTTTGCCCCGAATGCGGCTCTGACGCGATCCGGGAAGAAGGGGACGCCGTGCGCCGTTGCACCGGCGGTCTCATTTGCCCGGCTCAAGCGGTGGAGAACCTTAAGCATTTCGTCAGCCGCGCCGCCTTTGACATCGAAGGGCTGGGAGCCAAGCAGGTGGAGATGTTCTATCGCGACGATCAGCTGCCCGTAAAAGAGCCTGCTGACATCTTCACTCTGGCTACACGCGATGCGTCCAACCTGTCGAAACTGGCCAATCGCGATGGCTGGGGCGCAAAGAGCGCCGAGAACTTGTTTCAGGCTATTGAAGACAAGCGCAGCATCCACTTTGGCCGTCTGCTCTTTGCTTTGGGCATCCGCCATGTCGGCGAACAGGCCAGCAACCTCATTGCGCGCACCTATGGCGCGTGGAGCGAGTTCACCGCCGCGATGGATGCCGCTGCGGGTCAGGACGGCCCGGAATGGGAGCGGCTCTTGGGGATTGATGGCGTCGGAGAGGTCATGGCGCGCAGTCTGGTCACGGCCTTTGCTCAGGGCGAAGAACGGGCCAGCATCGACCGGTTGACCGCGCATCTGGATGTTGAGATGGCGCAAGCGCCCAGCACGGGTAACAGCCCTGTGGCAGGCAAAACGGTTGTTTTCACCGGAACACTTGAAAAAATGACCCGCGCCGAGGCCAAGGCGCGCGCCGAGGCTCTGGGTGCCAAGGTGTCCGGTTCTGTGAGCGCTAAAACCGATCTTGTTGTGGCCGGTCCGGGCGCAGGCAGTAAAGCCAAAAAGGCCGAAAGCCTGGGCATTGAAATGATCGACGAAGACGGCTGGCTCGATCTGATCGGAGAGGCATGA
- the recG gene encoding ATP-dependent DNA helicase RecG, which translates to MSTRPEILFPLFADLETLEGVGPKIAKTLDAMDVHVPRDMLLNLPHSGLNRRKRESVQGAKLPGVVTVEVTVGRHQAPSRKGGPYRVHVEDAKVAFQLVFFNARSDYLSRILPTGARRVISGRAELFDGMAQIVHPDHILPVEEANDIPDYEPVYPLTAGITQKVMTKATRSALARAPELPEWIDAAQKAREGWPDWHAAIEAAHSPTSNADLAPSHPARVRLAYDEFMAHQLTLALARAKMRRGKGRVTQGTGALQAEVQAVLPYTPTGAQSRAIADIAADMAAPQRMSRLLQGDVGSGKTLVALMALLIAVEGGGQGVMMAPTEILARQHLAGLQPLAEAAGVVLEILTGRDKGAERRAKLEALKRGDIQILVGTHAVFQKDVEFADLRLAIVDEQHRFGVRQRLELGRKGAAADVLVMTATPIPRSLALAQYGDMDVSVLDEKPPGRKPVTTALSSMARMDEVVDHLRKAIAEGRQAYWVCPLVEESETLDLSSAEERFKSLRAALGEGTVGLVHGQMPNDDKDAAMAAFQNGATSVLVSTTVIEVGVDVPNASIMVIERAESFGLAQLHQLRGRVGRGAAQSTCLLMYQPPLSESGQKRLETMRETEDGFRISEVDLEMRGVGDLIGTAQSGLPRFRVADMETQTALMDVAQSDARKLLADDESLESPRGKAARTLLWLMGQDEAIRLIGVG; encoded by the coding sequence ATGAGCACACGGCCCGAAATCCTGTTCCCGCTTTTTGCGGACCTCGAAACGCTGGAAGGTGTGGGACCGAAGATTGCGAAGACATTGGACGCGATGGATGTGCATGTGCCGCGCGACATGCTGCTGAACCTGCCGCATTCCGGGCTCAACCGACGTAAACGCGAGAGCGTGCAGGGCGCTAAATTGCCCGGCGTGGTGACCGTCGAAGTAACCGTAGGACGGCATCAAGCCCCCAGCCGCAAGGGTGGGCCATATCGCGTGCATGTGGAAGATGCGAAAGTGGCGTTCCAACTGGTTTTCTTTAATGCCCGCTCTGATTACCTGTCCCGTATTCTTCCGACGGGAGCACGCAGGGTGATTTCCGGGCGGGCCGAGCTTTTTGATGGCATGGCGCAGATTGTGCATCCGGATCACATTCTGCCCGTCGAAGAAGCGAATGACATTCCCGACTACGAGCCGGTTTACCCCTTGACCGCCGGGATAACGCAAAAGGTTATGACCAAGGCGACGCGTTCTGCGCTGGCACGCGCACCAGAGCTGCCGGAATGGATTGATGCGGCACAGAAGGCACGCGAAGGTTGGCCCGATTGGCACGCCGCGATTGAGGCTGCGCATAGCCCCACGTCAAACGCCGATTTGGCCCCGTCACATCCTGCCCGGGTGCGTCTAGCCTATGATGAGTTCATGGCGCATCAACTCACGCTCGCCTTGGCCCGAGCCAAAATGCGACGCGGCAAGGGCCGCGTGACCCAAGGCACCGGCGCGTTGCAAGCCGAGGTGCAGGCCGTGCTGCCCTACACCCCCACAGGCGCACAAAGCCGCGCCATTGCCGATATCGCGGCGGATATGGCGGCCCCGCAACGCATGAGCCGTTTGCTGCAGGGTGATGTAGGGTCGGGCAAGACGCTGGTGGCGCTCATGGCGCTTTTGATTGCGGTTGAAGGTGGCGGGCAGGGCGTGATGATGGCCCCCACAGAGATCCTCGCGCGTCAGCATCTGGCCGGGCTGCAGCCGCTGGCCGAAGCGGCAGGCGTGGTATTGGAAATCCTGACAGGCCGCGACAAGGGAGCCGAGCGGCGCGCCAAGCTGGAGGCGTTGAAACGCGGGGATATTCAGATCCTTGTGGGCACCCATGCGGTGTTTCAGAAAGACGTTGAATTTGCCGACCTGCGATTGGCGATTGTTGATGAACAACATCGCTTTGGCGTGCGCCAGCGGCTGGAACTGGGGCGCAAGGGCGCGGCGGCGGATGTGCTGGTGATGACGGCAACTCCCATCCCACGCAGTCTGGCACTGGCGCAATATGGTGACATGGATGTAAGCGTGCTGGATGAAAAACCGCCCGGACGCAAACCGGTAACCACCGCTCTTAGCAGCATGGCCCGGATGGATGAGGTGGTGGATCACCTGCGCAAAGCCATTGCCGAGGGGCGGCAAGCCTATTGGGTCTGTCCGCTGGTTGAGGAAAGCGAAACGCTTGATCTGTCGAGTGCCGAGGAACGGTTCAAATCCCTGCGCGCGGCTCTGGGGGAAGGAACCGTCGGATTGGTGCATGGGCAAATGCCCAATGACGACAAGGACGCCGCCATGGCCGCGTTTCAAAACGGCGCAACAAGCGTTCTGGTGTCCACAACGGTGATTGAAGTGGGCGTAGATGTGCCCAATGCGTCCATCATGGTGATTGAGCGCGCCGAGAGCTTTGGTCTGGCGCAGTTGCACCAGCTGCGGGGCAGGGTCGGGCGCGGGGCCGCGCAATCGACCTGCCTTTTGATGTATCAACCACCACTGAGCGAAAGCGGTCAGAAGCGGCTGGAGACGATGCGCGAGACCGAGGACGGATTTCGCATTTCCGAAGTAGATCTTGAGATGCGTGGCGTCGGCGACCTGATTGGCACGGCACAATCCGGGCTGCCACGGTTTCGCGTGGCGGATATGGAAACACAAACGGCTCTGATGGATGTGGCGCAATCTGATGCGCGCAAGTTGCTGGCCGATGATGAATCGTTGGAAAGCCCGCGAGGCAAGGCTGCGCGTACGCTTTTGTGGCTGATGGGACAGGATGAGGCCATCCGGCTCATCGGGGTCGGCTAA
- a CDS encoding iron-sulfur cluster assembly scaffold protein has product MSGETDLIKLYSTRILELAADIPHHGRLDAPDATVKRRAPLCGSTVTVDLTTDGNMIKDYAAEVKACALGQAAASVVGGAIVGCTLDQVIEARDALKTMLKSDGPTPPAPFDGLEVLRPARDYKNRHASILLTLEATVEAMQDARASACS; this is encoded by the coding sequence ATGAGCGGCGAAACCGACCTGATCAAACTCTATTCGACGCGCATTCTTGAGCTGGCGGCGGATATTCCGCATCACGGACGGCTTGATGCGCCAGATGCGACGGTCAAACGCCGGGCGCCGCTTTGCGGGTCCACCGTGACAGTTGATCTGACGACAGATGGCAACATGATCAAAGACTATGCCGCCGAGGTCAAAGCCTGCGCTTTGGGTCAGGCCGCAGCAAGTGTTGTGGGTGGCGCGATTGTTGGCTGCACGCTGGATCAGGTCATCGAGGCGCGTGATGCGCTCAAAACCATGCTGAAATCGGATGGTCCCACTCCACCGGCCCCCTTTGACGGGCTAGAGGTTCTGCGTCCTGCGCGGGACTACAAGAACCGCCATGCCTCGATCCTGTTGACTTTAGAAGCGACGGTTGAGGCCATGCAAGACGCCCGCGCCTCCGCGTGCAGTTAA
- the hisI gene encoding phosphoribosyl-AMP cyclohydrolase, whose product MEFDPATLRYNDQGLIPAIAQDAETGDVLMMAWMNAEAVAKTLATGRVTYWSRSRQAFWIKGETSGHVQELVEFRVDCDRDCVLVRINQTGAACHTYRRSCFYTSVQDGEEVEIMAPLNA is encoded by the coding sequence ATGGAGTTTGATCCCGCGACACTTCGTTACAACGATCAGGGTTTGATCCCGGCCATCGCGCAGGATGCGGAGACCGGCGATGTGCTCATGATGGCCTGGATGAATGCCGAGGCCGTGGCAAAAACGCTCGCTACGGGCCGTGTCACCTATTGGAGCCGGTCACGGCAGGCGTTTTGGATCAAGGGCGAAACGTCAGGACATGTGCAAGAGCTGGTAGAGTTCCGCGTGGATTGTGACCGCGATTGTGTTTTGGTGCGGATCAACCAAACCGGAGCGGCCTGCCACACTTACAGGCGCAGTTGTTTTTACACCTCTGTTCAGGATGGTGAGGAAGTGGAAATCATGGCGCCTTTGAACGCGTAG
- the gluQRS gene encoding tRNA glutamyl-Q(34) synthetase GluQRS, whose amino-acid sequence MTFRTRFAPSPTGPLHLGHAYSAILAHDMAMAEGGVFHLRIDDIDQSRARREWETQIYDDLHWLGLTWPDPVWRQSERLEHYRSALQALWDHGLLFPCTCSRADIRAAAAAPHEGAPLHGPDGIVYPGTCRPDTPPRGPMPDTALRLDIARALAVLDTPLYFKETGRCPDGLNGNTTPKDMIQRVGDVALARPGMSASYHLSIVIDDADQNITHVIRGQDLFAATQIHVLLQRLLGSPTPIYHHHHLIRDEAGKRLAKRDDARSLATYRDAGKTPSDIRAMVGL is encoded by the coding sequence GTGACATTCCGAACCCGCTTTGCGCCATCCCCAACTGGTCCACTGCATCTGGGGCACGCCTACTCTGCGATTCTGGCGCATGACATGGCGATGGCGGAAGGTGGCGTTTTTCATCTGCGCATTGATGACATCGATCAAAGTAGGGCCCGACGCGAATGGGAGACGCAGATTTATGACGATCTGCACTGGCTGGGCCTGACATGGCCGGACCCTGTTTGGCGGCAGTCCGAGCGTCTTGAGCATTACCGTTCCGCACTTCAAGCCCTTTGGGACCATGGACTTCTGTTCCCCTGCACCTGCTCACGCGCCGACATCCGCGCCGCTGCCGCAGCCCCGCACGAAGGCGCGCCGTTGCATGGACCTGATGGTATTGTCTATCCCGGCACGTGCCGTCCCGACACCCCACCTCGTGGCCCGATGCCCGATACCGCGCTCAGGCTTGATATCGCCCGGGCGCTGGCGGTGCTCGACACACCGCTTTATTTCAAGGAAACAGGCCGTTGCCCGGACGGTTTAAACGGCAACACTACACCAAAAGACATGATCCAACGCGTGGGCGATGTTGCGCTGGCTCGCCCCGGCATGAGCGCCTCATACCACCTTTCTATCGTCATTGACGACGCCGATCAGAACATCACGCATGTGATCCGTGGTCAGGATCTATTTGCCGCCACGCAAATCCATGTCCTGCTGCAACGCCTCTTGGGCTCACCCACACCGATTTACCACCACCATCACCTGATCCGGGATGAGGCTGGCAAACGCCTTGCCAAACGCGACGACGCCCGGAGCCTTGCCACCTACCGGGATGCTGGTAAAACGCCATCAGATATCAGAGCCATGGTCGGCCTCTGA
- a CDS encoding class I SAM-dependent DNA methyltransferase, producing MAKQFLDEAYHLDSAEDTQALYNDWAASYDAETGENGYATPGRLAEALAEHVEDLTAPILDFGCGTGLSGLALKLAGFKTIDGMDPNAEMLAQAEPKGVYRTLTEIDVTDPNPISQGNYATIAAIGVIGTGAAPPETFDLLMNALDRGGIMSFSFNDHAMADASYTTRLDEWVDGGKARLVYSAYGPHLPKRDINSTIYILEKT from the coding sequence ATGGCAAAGCAATTTCTTGACGAGGCCTATCACCTCGATAGCGCCGAAGACACGCAAGCGCTCTATAATGACTGGGCCGCGAGCTATGATGCGGAAACCGGCGAAAACGGCTATGCCACGCCGGGCCGTCTGGCCGAGGCATTGGCCGAACATGTCGAGGATCTCACTGCGCCGATATTGGATTTCGGCTGTGGCACGGGCCTGTCGGGTCTTGCGCTGAAACTGGCCGGGTTCAAGACAATCGATGGCATGGACCCAAATGCCGAAATGCTGGCCCAGGCCGAGCCCAAGGGCGTTTACCGCACCCTCACCGAGATCGATGTCACCGATCCAAATCCAATCTCTCAAGGCAACTACGCCACCATCGCTGCGATTGGAGTGATTGGAACCGGGGCGGCCCCGCCTGAAACATTCGATCTTTTGATGAATGCGCTCGATCGCGGCGGGATCATGAGTTTCAGCTTTAACGACCATGCCATGGCCGATGCGTCCTACACCACGCGGCTGGATGAATGGGTCGATGGCGGCAAGGCGCGGCTGGTCTATAGCGCCTATGGCCCGCACTTGCCTAAGCGCGACATAAACTCTACCATTTATATCCTTGAAAAAACGTGA
- the trmFO gene encoding methylenetetrahydrofolate--tRNA-(uracil(54)-C(5))-methyltransferase (FADH(2)-oxidizing) TrmFO, translated as MDKTLHIVGGGMAGSEAAWQAANMGVQVILHEMRPKVETFAHQTGDLAEMVCSNSFRSDDDEQNAVGLLHWEMRAANGLIMNMADRHRLPAGGALAVDREAFAQSVTARLRTHPTIRIENSEITTLPEDGHWVFATGPLTSEKLGTAIANETGTDRLAFFDAIAPIVYFDSIDMSRAWMQSRYDKGETEEERTAYLNCPMDRDQYEAFIDALLAADKTEFHEGETATYFDGCLPIEVMAERGRETLRHGPMKPVGLTNPHSPDEKPHAVVQLRRDNALGTLYNIVGFQTKMKYGAQNNVFKKIPGLEKASFARLGGIHRNTFLNAPTLLDNQMRLRSRPNIRFAGQITGVEGYVESAAMGLLAGRLAAAEMRGHPLPDIPQDSAMGALIHHITGGAEAKTFQPMNVNFGLFRPVDGLKGGRRGRRDRYKAYTDRAKAAWTEWLTKSQLDATASV; from the coding sequence ATGGACAAAACCCTACATATCGTCGGCGGCGGCATGGCCGGATCTGAAGCCGCCTGGCAAGCGGCCAATATGGGCGTGCAGGTGATCCTCCACGAGATGCGCCCCAAGGTTGAAACCTTTGCCCACCAGACCGGCGATCTGGCCGAAATGGTGTGCTCCAACTCATTCCGCTCCGATGATGATGAGCAAAACGCCGTGGGCCTTCTGCATTGGGAAATGCGCGCGGCAAACGGGTTGATCATGAACATGGCCGACCGCCATCGCCTGCCTGCCGGGGGTGCCCTTGCGGTCGACCGAGAGGCATTTGCCCAATCCGTCACCGCCCGCCTGCGCACGCACCCCACGATTCGCATCGAGAACAGCGAGATCACCACCCTGCCCGAGGACGGACATTGGGTTTTCGCCACCGGGCCGCTCACTTCGGAAAAACTGGGCACGGCCATCGCCAACGAGACCGGGACTGACCGCCTCGCCTTTTTCGACGCCATCGCGCCCATTGTCTATTTTGACAGCATCGACATGTCCCGTGCCTGGATGCAATCGCGCTATGACAAGGGCGAGACCGAGGAAGAGCGCACCGCCTATCTCAACTGCCCGATGGATCGCGACCAGTACGAAGCCTTCATAGACGCGCTTCTGGCGGCTGACAAAACCGAGTTCCACGAGGGCGAGACCGCCACCTATTTCGACGGCTGCCTGCCCATTGAGGTGATGGCCGAACGCGGGCGTGAGACCCTGCGGCATGGTCCGATGAAGCCTGTGGGCTTGACCAATCCGCACTCGCCCGATGAGAAGCCGCATGCCGTGGTGCAGCTCAGGCGCGACAACGCGCTTGGCACGCTCTATAACATCGTGGGCTTTCAGACCAAGATGAAGTATGGCGCGCAAAATAATGTTTTTAAAAAGATTCCCGGACTTGAGAAAGCATCCTTCGCCCGCCTTGGTGGCATCCACCGCAATACATTCCTGAATGCTCCGACGCTTTTGGACAACCAGATGCGCCTGCGTTCCCGCCCCAATATCCGCTTTGCCGGACAAATAACGGGAGTCGAAGGCTATGTGGAGTCAGCTGCCATGGGCCTTTTGGCTGGGCGTTTGGCGGCGGCAGAAATGCGCGGGCATCCCTTGCCTGATATCCCGCAAGACAGCGCCATGGGTGCGCTTATCCACCACATTACCGGCGGCGCAGAGGCCAAGACCTTCCAACCTATGAATGTCAATTTTGGCCTATTCCGCCCCGTGGACGGCCTCAAAGGCGGGCGTCGCGGCCGGCGTGATCGCTACAAGGCCTACACAGACCGCGCCAAGGCAGCCTGGACAGAGTGGCTCACAAAATCGCAACTGGACGCCACTGCGTCGGTGTGA
- a CDS encoding enoyl-CoA hydratase: MTILIREDQGAVARLTMNRPEALNALSDAMLAALHEELERISEDRNIRAVVIGGAGKAFCAGHDLKEMTQGRQAEDGGKAYFADLFNRCANVMRSIRDLPQPVIAQPHGIATAAGCQLVAACDLAIAAEGTRFGVNGVNIGLFCSTPMVALSRNIPRKQAFEMLTTGQFINTERATAMGLINKAVPEQDLNAATQELAETIAAKLGSAVKIGKEAFYRQLEMGLDDAYDYTRDVMVENMLWRDTEEGIAAFIEKRPPEWTQ; this comes from the coding sequence ATGACAATCCTCATTCGCGAAGATCAGGGCGCCGTGGCGCGGCTGACCATGAACCGGCCCGAGGCGCTCAATGCGCTGTCTGACGCCATGTTGGCTGCGCTGCATGAAGAGTTGGAGCGCATCTCAGAAGACCGCAACATTCGCGCTGTCGTCATTGGGGGCGCCGGCAAGGCATTCTGCGCAGGCCATGATCTCAAGGAAATGACCCAGGGACGACAGGCCGAGGATGGCGGAAAAGCCTATTTTGCTGACCTTTTCAACCGCTGCGCCAACGTGATGCGCTCCATTCGTGACTTGCCTCAACCAGTTATTGCCCAACCCCACGGCATTGCCACAGCCGCCGGGTGCCAGCTTGTCGCTGCCTGTGATCTGGCCATTGCCGCTGAAGGCACACGCTTTGGCGTTAATGGCGTCAATATCGGCCTTTTCTGTTCGACCCCGATGGTGGCTTTATCCCGTAACATTCCCCGCAAACAGGCCTTCGAAATGCTGACCACAGGCCAATTCATCAACACCGAGCGCGCCACAGCGATGGGCCTGATCAATAAGGCTGTCCCCGAGCAAGACCTTAACGCCGCCACACAAGAGTTGGCAGAGACCATCGCCGCCAAACTCGGGTCTGCTGTTAAGATTGGTAAAGAAGCCTTCTATCGTCAGCTCGAAATGGGCCTTGATGACGCCTATGACTACACCCGTGATGTGATGGTCGAAAACATGCTTTGGCGCGACACCGAGGAAGGCATCGCTGCCTTTATCGAAAAACGCCCGCCCGAGTGGACCCAATAG
- a CDS encoding PaaI family thioesterase — MALKMTIDEMTAFFDEVFPQVKGDFTVEALEEMGVTMRLNVSERHLRPGGTVSGPSMFGLADVAVYVAVLGMIGPEALTVTTNCSIDFMRKPVANADLIAKCKLLKLGRALAVGDVLLFSEGSDKPVARASLTYSIPPK, encoded by the coding sequence ATGGCGCTCAAAATGACCATCGACGAGATGACCGCCTTTTTTGATGAGGTCTTTCCCCAGGTGAAGGGAGATTTCACCGTCGAGGCGCTGGAAGAGATGGGCGTCACCATGCGCCTTAATGTGTCTGAACGCCATCTGCGGCCCGGCGGAACTGTCTCCGGGCCATCCATGTTCGGGCTGGCGGATGTCGCTGTGTATGTGGCTGTGCTTGGTATGATCGGACCCGAGGCGCTAACTGTGACGACAAATTGCTCGATTGATTTCATGCGCAAGCCGGTGGCGAACGCGGATCTTATTGCCAAATGCAAGCTGCTCAAACTTGGGCGTGCCCTGGCGGTAGGAGATGTTCTTCTTTTCTCAGAAGGCAGTGATAAACCCGTGGCGCGCGCTAGCCTGACTTACTCCATCCCGCCAAAATAA
- a CDS encoding DUF1127 domain-containing protein — protein MTTLTRSDRAALEHLRAHSSLPVLSRIAVQVAWCVLLWSQRRKSRRDLSQLDDHMLNDIGLSPRQAEQEYNKWFWRP, from the coding sequence ATGACAACCCTCACTCGATCCGACCGCGCAGCGCTAGAGCACCTGCGTGCCCATAGTTCCCTGCCAGTGCTGTCGCGCATCGCGGTGCAGGTGGCGTGGTGCGTCCTGCTGTGGAGCCAGAGACGCAAGTCGCGACGTGATCTGTCGCAACTCGACGATCACATGCTCAATGATATCGGCCTCTCCCCCCGTCAGGCCGAGCAGGAATACAACAAGTGGTTCTGGAGGCCCTGA